One genomic region from Candidatus Bathyarchaeia archaeon encodes:
- a CDS encoding L-threonylcarbamoyladenylate synthase — MKKTIVFKVNPENPEAKIIHEAACIIRNGGLVAFPTETVYGLGADALNAKAVLALFKAKRRPLDNPPIVHVGKFEDVYKLVKEVPAKAEILMKTFWPGPLTLVFKRSSIVPNVTVAGLDTIAVRMPKHNVALALIRECGCPIAAPSANLAGKPSPTTAEHVLEDLDGRIDAVLDAGPTRIGVESTVLDMTVDPPQILRPGGTPREALEAVIGKVELHPVAVAEKKLMVEKARSPGMKHRHYAPKAKLIVVEGELSATVKKVAELVNRYKRQNMKVGVLATDETASLYRADVVKSLGSRSRLDVVAKNLFRLLREFDVEGVNVIIAEGVPTEGLGLAVMNRLRKASGYRIVKASV, encoded by the coding sequence ATGAAGAAGACTATAGTGTTTAAGGTTAACCCTGAAAATCCAGAAGCCAAAATTATACATGAAGCAGCCTGCATCATAAGAAATGGCGGATTAGTAGCCTTTCCAACAGAAACGGTTTATGGCTTAGGAGCCGACGCATTAAATGCCAAGGCTGTTTTAGCACTTTTTAAGGCTAAGAGGCGTCCGCTGGATAACCCCCCGATAGTCCATGTTGGAAAATTCGAAGATGTCTATAAACTTGTTAAGGAGGTTCCAGCCAAAGCCGAAATTTTGATGAAAACCTTTTGGCCCGGCCCCTTAACACTGGTTTTTAAGCGTTCCAGTATTGTGCCGAATGTGACTGTGGCTGGCTTGGACACTATAGCAGTTAGGATGCCAAAACATAATGTGGCCTTGGCCCTGATCAGGGAGTGCGGCTGCCCCATTGCCGCTCCAAGCGCGAATCTTGCTGGGAAGCCTAGTCCAACGACAGCTGAGCATGTTCTTGAAGACCTTGATGGGAGGATAGACGCTGTTTTGGATGCTGGCCCAACGAGGATTGGCGTGGAATCCACAGTTTTGGACATGACTGTTGACCCACCCCAGATACTTCGTCCAGGGGGGACGCCCCGCGAGGCGTTGGAGGCTGTTATTGGGAAGGTTGAGCTGCATCCAGTTGCTGTTGCGGAGAAGAAGTTGATGGTTGAGAAGGCGCGTTCGCCTGGGATGAAGCATAGGCACTATGCTCCAAAGGCAAAGTTAATTGTTGTTGAAGGTGAGCTTTCAGCCACCGTCAAAAAGGTTGCGGAACTGGTGAATCGTTATAAAAGGCAGAACATGAAGGTTGGCGTTTTAGCTACGGATGAGACCGCCAGCCTTTATAGGGCTGATGTTGTGAAGTCCCTTGGGAGCAGAAGCCGCCTCGACGTGGTTGCGAAGAACCTTTTTAGGCTTTTAAGGGAGTTTGATGTTGAAGGCGTTAATGTAATTATAGCTGAGGGTGTGCCGACTGAGGGTTTAGGTTTAGCTGTTATGAATAGGCTTAGGAAGGCTTCTGGTTATAGAATTGTTAAGGCAAGCGTTTAG
- the cgi121 gene encoding KEOPS complex subunit Cgi121, with product MLKHIEEFGKYVAIAGFRDVKIADVEDFLETVRKCLAKNVEAQFFDAWLVVTWQHLYFAALNAINAFKNGINISKSLAVEMLLYASAQRQIRKAMSLLGIKPNCEAIAVLVVGEKTEDVETALQVISNVVGGRRDDAVLELSREKIGVIREAFEISDAELEAIVKGNDLMQALVNLVIERVALLATER from the coding sequence TTGCTGAAACACATCGAAGAGTTTGGCAAGTATGTAGCTATTGCCGGCTTCAGAGATGTGAAAATAGCAGACGTTGAAGACTTTCTTGAAACTGTTAGGAAATGTTTGGCAAAAAATGTGGAAGCCCAGTTTTTCGACGCTTGGCTTGTGGTTACTTGGCAGCACTTGTATTTTGCAGCTTTAAACGCCATAAACGCCTTCAAAAACGGCATTAACATTTCAAAAAGCCTAGCCGTGGAAATGCTTCTTTACGCTTCTGCACAGCGTCAAATTCGAAAAGCCATGAGCCTTCTCGGAATAAAACCCAACTGTGAGGCGATTGCGGTTCTTGTTGTGGGTGAAAAGACTGAGGATGTGGAAACAGCCTTACAAGTCATATCAAATGTTGTTGGTGGGCGGCGTGACGACGCTGTTCTGGAGCTTTCACGGGAGAAAATTGGGGTTATTCGAGAAGCCTTCGAAATATCAGACGCAGAGCTTGAGGCTATCGTAAAGGGAAACGACCTAATGCAAGCCCTAGTTAACCTTGTTATTGAGCGTGTGGCGCTCTTGGCAACCGAGCGCTAA
- a CDS encoding CBS domain-containing protein translates to MENEEESTKEESPLSLKVEDVMVREVITIDEESTVKEAAEVMNKFEIGCLIAVRKGKAVGILTERDLLKRVVAEAKDVNKTKVKDVMSSPLVVVEPNMELEEAVKLMFQMKIKKLPVVDGKRLVGLVTLTDIARFQPQMIKILKQLAMRQAAPKSMKKVIDYYVV, encoded by the coding sequence GTGGAAAACGAGGAAGAATCAACGAAAGAGGAAAGCCCACTCTCTCTTAAAGTCGAGGATGTAATGGTTAGAGAGGTCATAACCATAGACGAGGAATCAACAGTCAAAGAGGCCGCCGAGGTTATGAACAAGTTTGAGATTGGCTGCCTAATAGCTGTCCGGAAGGGAAAAGCTGTCGGCATACTAACTGAAAGAGACCTTTTGAAAAGAGTTGTCGCCGAAGCCAAAGACGTAAACAAAACGAAGGTTAAGGATGTAATGTCAAGCCCGCTTGTTGTTGTGGAGCCAAACATGGAGCTGGAAGAAGCGGTAAAATTGATGTTTCAAATGAAGATTAAGAAGTTGCCAGTGGTTGACGGAAAGCGCCTAGTGGGGCTTGTAACCTTAACGGATATAGCCCGCTTCCAACCCCAAATGATAAAAATCCTTAAACAACTTGCCATGAGACAAGCCGCACCAAAAAGCATGAAGAAAGTCATAGACTACTATGTAGTGTAA
- a CDS encoding phosphoribosyltransferase: MTQQELEFEAPKWNQIYRMLMKITEKIKKDNFKPDIIVGVSRGGWPPARVLSDLLENPNLANVKVEFYVGVAETKGAPTLTQPVSVKVAGKKVLVVDEVADTGKSLQLIKGHLQKEGAAEVRIAAVYLKPWSIIKPDYYARETSRWIVFPWEIKETIRKIVKKCKEQGKPIEKEVEKLVKAGLSQRLVNHFLKEISEEEGAC, encoded by the coding sequence TTGACACAGCAAGAGCTTGAGTTTGAAGCGCCAAAATGGAACCAAATTTATAGAATGCTCATGAAAATAACAGAAAAGATAAAGAAAGACAACTTCAAGCCAGACATAATTGTTGGCGTTTCCCGTGGCGGATGGCCCCCAGCAAGAGTCTTATCAGACCTTTTAGAGAATCCAAACCTTGCCAATGTTAAGGTTGAATTTTATGTTGGTGTGGCTGAAACAAAGGGGGCGCCGACATTAACGCAGCCTGTTTCCGTGAAGGTTGCTGGCAAAAAGGTGCTTGTTGTGGACGAGGTGGCTGACACCGGCAAAAGTCTCCAACTCATAAAGGGGCACTTGCAAAAGGAGGGCGCCGCCGAGGTTAGGATTGCCGCCGTCTACCTCAAACCATGGAGCATAATAAAGCCGGACTACTACGCTAGGGAAACAAGCCGATGGATAGTCTTCCCATGGGAAATAAAGGAAACCATAAGAAAAATAGTCAAAAAATGCAAGGAACAAGGAAAGCCCATTGAAAAGGAAGTGGAGAAACTCGTGAAGGCTGGCTTGTCCCAAAGGCTTGTTAACCATTTCCTAAAGGAGATTAGCGAGGAAGAAGGGGCTTGCTGA
- a CDS encoding isoaspartyl peptidase/L-asparaginase — translation MVVHGGAGNWHPERINPGLEGVKKAAKTGFDILANGGSALDAVVEAVAVMEDEGVFNAGYGSSLTIEKTVEMEASVMDGKTLRAGAAGLLRDIRNPVRLARIVMEKTDHVFIVGDGAEKLAKLFNLERRNPLTELRLKYYEQAKQALLDGKFELPKLAELVKRYPELFDLETVGAVALDLDGNVAAATSTGGFPLKIPGRIGDSPLIGCGTYADNRSGACSATGVGEIAIRLVLAKTVCNYMEGGKTAQEAVEAAIRLVNERMAGTYNSMGLIAVDTRGEIGAAHNSAHLCWAYLKPKMREPEAALTAKILK, via the coding sequence ATAGTTGTCCACGGCGGCGCTGGGAACTGGCATCCAGAACGCATCAATCCTGGACTTGAAGGTGTGAAGAAGGCTGCCAAAACTGGTTTTGACATTTTAGCTAATGGCGGAAGCGCCCTCGACGCCGTTGTTGAGGCTGTAGCCGTCATGGAGGATGAAGGTGTCTTTAACGCTGGTTATGGTTCAAGCCTAACCATAGAGAAGACTGTGGAGATGGAAGCCTCAGTTATGGATGGAAAAACTTTAAGGGCTGGGGCTGCCGGGCTCTTGCGGGACATTAGGAATCCGGTTAGGCTTGCACGAATAGTTATGGAGAAGACAGACCACGTTTTCATTGTTGGCGATGGAGCAGAAAAACTCGCAAAACTGTTCAACCTTGAAAGGCGAAACCCGCTTACGGAGCTCCGCTTAAAATATTATGAGCAGGCGAAGCAAGCCCTATTGGATGGCAAGTTTGAGCTGCCAAAACTTGCAGAACTGGTTAAGAGGTATCCGGAGCTTTTTGATCTTGAAACGGTTGGCGCTGTTGCCTTAGATTTAGATGGAAATGTTGCTGCTGCCACATCCACCGGCGGCTTCCCATTAAAAATTCCCGGAAGGATTGGCGATTCGCCCTTGATTGGATGTGGCACCTACGCCGATAATAGGAGTGGGGCTTGTTCCGCCACCGGCGTTGGCGAAATCGCCATAAGGCTTGTCCTTGCGAAGACCGTCTGCAATTACATGGAGGGCGGCAAAACTGCCCAAGAGGCTGTTGAAGCCGCCATAAGGCTTGTTAATGAGCGGATGGCTGGAACCTACAATTCTATGGGTTTAATCGCCGTAGACACACGCGGCGAAATTGGAGCAGCCCACAACTCCGCACATTTGTGTTGGGCTTACCTTAAGCCTAAAATGCGGGAGCCTGAAGCCGCATTAACGGCAAAAATTCTGAAGTAA
- a CDS encoding THUMP domain-containing protein has product MVGVLRDFNLLATTSRGNEDEACSELWYLLGEIGDSAPIVDKTGVAGLIAAKTAFNPFEVIEKFRQILRERPYEFRYMLRIIPIEKVIRTDLGEIQRAATELSSKIGKNETFRITVEKRFIETSTRDIIEAAAANIERKVDLNKPDKILLIEVIGGLTGLSVIKPEDILSIVKEKVL; this is encoded by the coding sequence GTGGTTGGTGTGCTTAGGGACTTCAACCTTTTAGCCACAACTTCAAGAGGAAATGAGGATGAGGCTTGCTCCGAGCTTTGGTATTTGCTGGGCGAGATTGGCGACTCAGCGCCCATCGTGGACAAGACTGGAGTGGCTGGTTTAATTGCCGCGAAAACGGCTTTCAACCCCTTCGAGGTTATTGAAAAGTTTAGGCAGATTCTCCGAGAACGTCCTTACGAGTTTCGCTATATGCTGCGCATAATTCCAATAGAGAAGGTTATCCGCACAGACCTTGGAGAAATCCAGCGGGCAGCCACAGAATTAAGCTCAAAAATTGGCAAAAACGAAACTTTTAGGATTACTGTTGAGAAGCGCTTCATAGAAACCTCAACAAGGGACATTATTGAGGCGGCAGCCGCCAATATTGAACGCAAAGTGGACTTAAACAAGCCCGATAAGATTCTCTTAATCGAAGTTATTGGCGGGTTGACGGGGCTTTCGGTGATTAAGCCAGAAGACATCCTATCAATTGTGAAGGAGAAAGTGCTTTAG
- the hutU gene encoding urocanate hydratase, protein MKCLTGPELHCKNWQIEGILRMLFNVVDPEVAKDPERLIVYGGTGKAARNWECFEKIVETLIELEPDETMLIQSGKPVAVFKTHEWAPRAIIVNAMLVPKWATWDYFYELEQKGLIMFGQMTAGSWAYIGTQGILQGTYETMAAVAREHFGGTLRGRLVLTAGLGEMGGAQPLAVTMNEGVALVVEIDKRAIDRRIRHGYLETWTDDLDEAVKMALEAKREGTPRSIGLLGNAAEVHPELLKRGIIPDVLTDQTSAHDPLNGYYPAGLSKEEADELRKNNPEEYLRRASQSMRTQVEAMVKMMEKGAVTFEYGNNLRQQAYNAGFKEAFAYPGFVQRYIRPMFCEGRGPFRWTSLVGSAEDIYTLDDVILKEFSYNKELCRWIQKAREQVKFQGLPARVCWLGFGERARFGKIMNDMVASGRLSGPVWIGRDHLDGGSVASPNRETEGMMDGSDAIADWPILNALLNAVAGATWVSVHHGGGVGIGYSIHAGMCLVADGTKEAEKRIVTVLTTDPGTAIVRHADAGYEKAKKIAREKGIKMPMLK, encoded by the coding sequence ATAAAATGCTTAACCGGACCTGAACTGCACTGTAAGAACTGGCAGATTGAAGGCATCTTGCGCATGCTCTTCAACGTTGTCGACCCGGAAGTGGCCAAAGACCCTGAAAGACTGATTGTTTATGGCGGCACCGGCAAGGCTGCCCGCAACTGGGAGTGCTTTGAAAAAATTGTCGAAACCCTCATTGAGCTTGAGCCAGACGAAACCATGCTCATTCAAAGCGGCAAGCCAGTAGCTGTCTTCAAAACCCACGAGTGGGCGCCCCGAGCCATAATAGTGAATGCCATGCTTGTGCCAAAATGGGCAACATGGGACTACTTCTACGAGCTGGAGCAGAAGGGCTTAATCATGTTTGGGCAGATGACCGCCGGCTCATGGGCTTACATTGGAACGCAAGGCATCCTTCAAGGCACATATGAGACCATGGCGGCGGTGGCCCGCGAACACTTCGGCGGAACCCTCCGCGGCAGACTCGTCTTAACGGCTGGTTTAGGCGAGATGGGGGGAGCCCAACCCCTAGCTGTAACCATGAACGAGGGCGTCGCTCTAGTGGTGGAAATAGACAAACGCGCAATTGATAGACGCATAAGACATGGTTACTTGGAAACATGGACAGACGATTTAGACGAAGCCGTAAAAATGGCTTTAGAAGCCAAACGTGAAGGCACCCCGAGAAGTATAGGCTTATTGGGTAACGCGGCTGAAGTGCACCCAGAACTATTGAAAAGGGGAATAATACCAGACGTGCTAACAGACCAAACCAGCGCCCACGACCCTTTGAATGGCTATTATCCAGCTGGACTTTCAAAGGAGGAAGCCGACGAACTCCGCAAAAACAACCCAGAGGAATATCTGCGAAGGGCCAGCCAAAGCATGCGCACCCAAGTGGAAGCCATGGTCAAAATGATGGAAAAAGGCGCGGTAACCTTCGAATATGGCAATAATCTGCGCCAGCAAGCCTACAACGCCGGATTCAAAGAAGCCTTCGCTTATCCTGGCTTTGTTCAACGCTATATTAGGCCAATGTTCTGTGAAGGTCGTGGACCCTTCCGCTGGACGTCTCTAGTGGGGAGTGCTGAAGACATATACACGTTGGACGATGTTATTTTGAAGGAGTTCTCCTATAACAAAGAGCTCTGCCGGTGGATACAGAAGGCAAGGGAGCAAGTTAAGTTTCAAGGGTTGCCAGCCCGCGTCTGCTGGTTGGGCTTCGGAGAAAGAGCCCGCTTCGGAAAAATAATGAACGACATGGTGGCAAGCGGTAGGCTTTCTGGTCCCGTATGGATTGGGAGAGACCACTTGGACGGCGGAAGTGTCGCCTCGCCGAACCGTGAAACAGAGGGCATGATGGATGGAAGCGACGCCATAGCCGACTGGCCCATACTTAATGCATTGTTGAATGCTGTTGCTGGCGCCACATGGGTAAGCGTCCACCACGGCGGGGGCGTCGGCATAGGCTATAGTATACATGCTGGCATGTGCTTGGTGGCTGACGGAACAAAAGAGGCTGAAAAACGCATAGTAACCGTACTCACAACAGACCCTGGAACAGCTATAGTTAGGCACGCAGACGCTGGCTATGAAAAGGCGAAGAAAATAGCAAGGGAAAAGGGCATTAAAATGCCCATGCTGAAATAG
- the thsB gene encoding thermosome subunit beta, whose protein sequence is MAAIPSGTVPVLVLKEGTGRTTGREAQRNNIMAAKIIAELVKTTLGPKGMDKMLVSSFGDVTITNDGATILKEIDVQHPAAKMLVEVAKAQDNEVGDGTTTAAVLAGELLAKAEELLDQNIHPTIIIEGFKKASEKAREVLEKMALPVSINDEKRLMDVAITAMGSKGIAAAKDHFAKLAVEAVKQVAEEKDGKLKADIDLIKILKKHGKSLEETELVKGMVIDKEVAHPQMPKIVHNAKIALLNAKLEIEKTEFDAKINIESPEQMKLFLDEEERMLREMVDKIAEAGANVVLCEKGIDDVALHFLAKRGILAVKNISSSDMEKLARATGGKIVASVKDLTPEVLGEAKLVEEVKIGEDKLVYIRECKNPKAVTIVVRGGTEHVVDEAERSLHDALCVVRNAIEDGKIVPGGGAPEAEVAKQLRDYAVKVGGREQLAIEAFADAVESIPLTLAENAGLDPVDIMVALRAAHESASSPSFGVDVFTGKIRDMLELNVVEPLRVKLQVVKSATEAANMILKIDDVIAAKGIEKEKEKEKEKPKETSEFE, encoded by the coding sequence ATGGCGGCCATACCCTCTGGAACGGTCCCTGTTTTAGTGTTGAAGGAAGGAACTGGGAGAACAACTGGAAGGGAAGCTCAAAGAAACAATATTATGGCGGCCAAGATAATAGCGGAGCTTGTTAAAACGACTTTGGGACCTAAGGGCATGGATAAAATGCTTGTAAGCAGCTTTGGCGACGTCACAATAACCAACGACGGCGCAACAATATTGAAGGAAATTGACGTTCAGCATCCGGCCGCTAAGATGCTTGTGGAGGTTGCTAAAGCCCAGGACAACGAGGTTGGCGACGGAACAACCACAGCCGCTGTCCTAGCAGGAGAGCTTCTGGCGAAAGCGGAGGAGCTCTTAGACCAGAACATCCACCCGACAATAATAATTGAGGGTTTCAAGAAAGCCAGCGAAAAAGCCCGTGAGGTTTTGGAGAAGATGGCGCTACCAGTCAGCATAAACGATGAAAAGAGGCTTATGGATGTTGCAATAACAGCAATGGGCAGCAAGGGAATCGCCGCTGCAAAAGACCACTTTGCGAAGCTGGCTGTTGAAGCCGTAAAACAAGTTGCTGAGGAAAAGGATGGCAAGCTTAAGGCTGACATTGACCTAATCAAGATTTTGAAGAAGCACGGCAAAAGCCTAGAAGAAACAGAGCTTGTCAAGGGTATGGTTATAGACAAGGAAGTGGCTCACCCACAGATGCCAAAGATAGTTCATAACGCGAAGATTGCGCTTTTGAACGCTAAGCTGGAGATTGAAAAGACGGAGTTTGACGCGAAAATAAACATTGAAAGCCCAGAGCAGATGAAGCTCTTCTTAGATGAGGAGGAGCGCATGCTCCGTGAGATGGTGGACAAAATTGCAGAGGCAGGCGCTAACGTTGTGCTTTGTGAGAAGGGCATAGACGATGTGGCGCTGCACTTCCTCGCCAAGAGGGGCATATTGGCAGTTAAAAACATTAGCAGCAGCGACATGGAGAAGCTGGCGAGGGCAACTGGCGGCAAAATTGTCGCCAGCGTGAAAGACTTAACGCCAGAAGTGCTTGGAGAGGCAAAACTCGTCGAAGAAGTCAAGATAGGCGAAGACAAACTCGTCTACATAAGGGAGTGCAAGAATCCAAAGGCTGTCACAATAGTAGTTAGGGGCGGAACGGAACACGTGGTCGACGAGGCTGAACGCTCACTGCACGACGCCTTGTGCGTTGTCAGAAACGCCATTGAAGACGGAAAAATTGTGCCTGGTGGCGGAGCACCAGAAGCCGAGGTGGCAAAACAGCTAAGAGACTACGCCGTAAAGGTTGGCGGGCGCGAACAACTAGCCATAGAAGCTTTCGCCGATGCTGTCGAGTCTATACCGCTAACTCTGGCTGAAAATGCTGGCTTAGACCCCGTTGACATCATGGTCGCATTAAGGGCAGCCCATGAAAGCGCTTCATCGCCGTCCTTCGGCGTCGACGTCTTCACTGGCAAGATTAGGGACATGCTGGAACTAAACGTTGTAGAACCATTACGGGTTAAGCTTCAAGTTGTTAAGTCTGCCACAGAAGCGGCAAACATGATACTGAAGATTGACGATGTAATAGCAGCGAAGGGCATCGAGAAGGAGAAGGAAAAGGAAAAAGAGAAACCCAAAGAAACATCAGAGTTCGAGTAA
- the hutI gene encoding imidazolonepropionase encodes MSKARTGKTAVKEKADTLIVNASELVTLAGDNEKPKTGKRMRELGIIKNGCVAIRDGKILAVGKTSEIRKNFRAEDIVNASGKTVLPGFVDPHTHLVFAGSREDEFQMRIEGASYMEILKAGGGILKTVRETRKASLDELLGFGLSTLDVMLRYGTTTVEAKSGYGLTKRDELKILEVIKRLNQLHAVDVVPTFMGAHAIPAEYAGNPEEYVSLVIDEMIPAVAEKKLAKFCDVFCERGVFNLEQTRKILIAAKKHGLGLKVHADEMSQLGGAELAASLEAVSAEHLLFASDVGLKAMAEKSVIAVLLPAAAFSLMAGRFADARKMIDYGVPIALGTDFNPSCWVENQQLVIAFACHFMRMTPAEAITAATINAAHAIGRASEIGSLEVGKKADIVILNVPNHVFLGYRFGVNLVDKVIKNGRTVVDEETSIAEAAKLFSKELE; translated from the coding sequence TTGAGTAAGGCTAGAACAGGTAAAACGGCTGTCAAGGAAAAAGCTGACACACTTATTGTTAATGCCAGCGAGCTTGTGACACTAGCTGGCGACAATGAGAAGCCTAAAACTGGTAAAAGAATGCGGGAACTCGGAATAATCAAGAATGGATGTGTAGCCATAAGAGATGGCAAAATATTGGCTGTCGGGAAAACCTCGGAGATAAGGAAGAATTTTAGGGCTGAAGACATAGTGAATGCCAGCGGAAAAACAGTTTTGCCAGGCTTTGTTGATCCCCATACGCATTTGGTGTTTGCTGGCTCAAGGGAAGACGAGTTCCAAATGAGGATTGAGGGCGCCTCTTATATGGAAATTCTGAAGGCTGGCGGTGGCATATTGAAAACTGTTAGGGAAACCAGAAAAGCCAGCCTTGACGAGCTTTTGGGCTTTGGTTTAAGCACTTTGGATGTTATGCTACGATATGGCACAACAACAGTTGAGGCGAAGAGTGGATATGGATTAACAAAAAGGGATGAATTGAAGATTTTAGAAGTTATCAAGCGTCTAAACCAGCTTCACGCCGTTGATGTTGTCCCCACATTTATGGGAGCCCACGCCATCCCAGCCGAATACGCAGGCAATCCAGAAGAGTATGTCAGCTTGGTAATTGACGAAATGATTCCAGCTGTTGCAGAGAAAAAGCTGGCGAAATTCTGCGACGTTTTCTGCGAGAGAGGAGTCTTCAACCTAGAACAAACAAGAAAAATTCTCATAGCAGCCAAAAAACATGGCTTAGGGCTTAAGGTGCACGCTGACGAGATGAGCCAGCTGGGCGGGGCTGAACTTGCAGCCAGCCTTGAAGCAGTTTCAGCCGAGCACTTGTTGTTCGCTTCTGACGTTGGACTTAAGGCTATGGCTGAAAAGAGCGTGATCGCCGTTCTGCTTCCAGCGGCAGCCTTCAGCCTCATGGCTGGGCGTTTCGCCGACGCCCGTAAAATGATTGATTATGGTGTTCCAATAGCCTTGGGAACAGATTTTAATCCAAGCTGTTGGGTTGAAAACCAGCAGCTTGTTATAGCCTTTGCATGCCATTTTATGAGGATGACGCCAGCCGAAGCCATAACCGCAGCCACGATTAACGCGGCGCATGCCATTGGAAGAGCCAGCGAAATTGGCAGCCTAGAAGTTGGCAAGAAGGCAGACATAGTGATTTTGAATGTGCCCAACCATGTTTTTCTCGGCTACCGCTTCGGCGTAAACCTCGTGGATAAAGTAATAAAAAATGGTAGAACGGTTGTTGACGAGGAAACCTCCATAGCCGAGGCAGCAAAACTCTTCAGCAAAGAATTAGAGTAA
- the ftcD gene encoding glutamate formimidoyltransferase yields the protein MREIIECVPNFSTSDPKVVEQILNELKTTKKAFLLDYTFDNYYNRLVVSFVGDRRSVLEAMLKMAFRAVELIDMRTHKGQHPRIGAVDVVPFIPIKNATMEDCIRLARKFGRTLAQERGVPVYLYGEAATKPERRDLDWIREGEYERLEEMMAKPERKPDFGPAKPHPTAGATITGARKVMAGFNVNLGTSDLKIAKKIAKALHSKKGGLANVKAMAAYIPEKNITQIGMSISDFEATPLYRVFELVKIEAERYNVPVIGSEFCGMAPLKAIVDVASYYLKIDNLTVDRVLEVAIQNATEKGGKFE from the coding sequence TTGAGGGAAATTATTGAATGTGTTCCAAATTTCAGCACTTCAGACCCGAAGGTTGTTGAGCAAATCCTTAACGAGCTTAAAACAACCAAAAAAGCGTTTTTGCTTGATTACACCTTTGACAATTATTACAACCGGCTTGTGGTCTCCTTCGTTGGTGATAGGCGTTCCGTGCTTGAAGCCATGTTAAAAATGGCTTTTAGGGCTGTGGAGCTTATTGACATGCGAACCCATAAGGGGCAACACCCACGAATAGGCGCGGTTGACGTTGTCCCATTCATACCGATAAAAAACGCCACAATGGAAGATTGCATAAGGCTGGCGAGAAAGTTTGGCAGAACATTGGCTCAAGAACGCGGTGTGCCAGTCTACCTTTACGGCGAGGCTGCCACAAAACCAGAAAGAAGAGATTTGGACTGGATACGGGAAGGCGAATACGAGAGGCTGGAGGAAATGATGGCGAAGCCCGAACGCAAACCAGACTTCGGTCCAGCCAAGCCCCACCCAACTGCTGGAGCCACAATAACTGGCGCCCGCAAGGTTATGGCTGGATTCAACGTCAACCTTGGAACATCAGACCTAAAAATTGCAAAGAAGATAGCGAAGGCTTTGCATTCGAAGAAGGGTGGACTGGCAAACGTTAAGGCTATGGCGGCTTATATACCAGAAAAGAACATAACACAGATTGGGATGAGTATAAGTGATTTTGAGGCAACGCCCCTATACCGTGTTTTTGAACTGGTTAAAATTGAGGCTGAACGCTACAACGTGCCAGTCATAGGCTCAGAGTTTTGTGGAATGGCGCCTTTAAAGGCGATAGTTGATGTTGCGTCCTACTACTTAAAAATTGACAACCTCACGGTTGATAGAGTGTTAGAAGTGGCTATTCAAAACGCCACTGAGAAGGGAGGAAAATTTGAGTAA